The following are encoded in a window of Geobacter metallireducens GS-15 genomic DNA:
- the wecB gene encoding non-hydrolyzing UDP-N-acetylglucosamine 2-epimerase: MFVFGTRPEAIKMAPLVKELQKQAGQFKTIVCVSAQHRQMLDQVLQLFDIRPEYDLDIMKPGQDLFDITSNVLLGLKPVLTKEQPDILLVHGDTTTTMSAALAAYYCRIPVGHVEAGLRTYNKFSPFPEEMNRRTAGALTDLHFAPTETARRNLLSEGVADTSIFVTGNTVIDALFSVIGEINANRELKESLSTQFQFLDPHKRLILVTGHRRENFGAGFESICRAIARIAERYPDVEILYPVHLNPNVREPVRRLLGNGKLSNVHLIEPVDYLPFVYLMAQSYLIITDSGGVQEEAPSLGKPVLVMRDTTERPEAIGAGTVKLVGTREESIYREAARLLDAADAYQVMSQALNPYGDGRAAERIAKCLADFPNTCMGGQLA, from the coding sequence ATGTTTGTGTTCGGAACTCGCCCCGAGGCCATAAAAATGGCGCCGTTGGTGAAGGAACTGCAGAAGCAAGCCGGACAGTTCAAGACCATAGTCTGTGTATCCGCGCAACATCGGCAGATGCTCGATCAGGTGCTCCAACTCTTTGACATCAGGCCCGAGTATGATCTCGACATCATGAAGCCGGGGCAGGACCTCTTCGATATCACCAGCAACGTGCTCCTGGGACTGAAGCCTGTCTTGACGAAAGAACAGCCCGATATCCTGCTTGTCCACGGTGACACCACTACGACAATGTCGGCGGCCCTTGCCGCCTACTATTGCCGGATTCCTGTCGGTCATGTTGAAGCAGGGCTGCGAACCTATAATAAATTTTCGCCTTTTCCCGAGGAAATGAATCGCAGAACGGCCGGAGCATTGACGGATCTTCACTTCGCACCCACCGAAACTGCCCGTCGAAACCTTCTGAGCGAAGGGGTGGCGGACACTTCTATCTTCGTGACAGGCAATACCGTAATTGATGCGCTTTTTTCGGTCATTGGCGAAATCAACGCCAATAGGGAGCTTAAAGAAAGCCTGTCCACCCAATTCCAGTTTCTCGATCCCCATAAGAGGCTGATACTGGTAACCGGCCATAGAAGAGAAAATTTCGGTGCTGGTTTTGAAAGTATATGCAGGGCTATTGCGCGAATAGCCGAGAGATATCCGGACGTGGAGATTCTCTATCCAGTGCATCTGAATCCGAATGTACGTGAACCGGTCAGGCGTCTCCTGGGTAATGGAAAGCTATCCAACGTCCATCTTATCGAACCTGTTGATTATCTGCCCTTTGTTTACCTGATGGCTCAATCGTATCTCATCATTACCGATTCCGGTGGCGTGCAGGAAGAGGCCCCATCCCTGGGAAAGCCGGTGCTCGTGATGCGCGATACCACCGAACGCCCGGAGGCAATTGGTGCCGGAACGGTCAAGCTGGTTGGAACCCGTGAGGAGTCCATTTACCGCGAGGCAGCCCGCCTACTTGATGCCGCGGACGCGTATCAAGTCATGTCGCAGGCTCTCAATCCGTATGGTGACGGCCGGGCGGCAGAACGAATCGCGAAATGTCTTGCTGATTTCCCCAACACCTGCATGGGCGGACAGCTGGCATGA
- a CDS encoding oligosaccharide flippase family protein yields the protein MNMNAIILSWCPNILSSTLERIRSSKVGYRFAKGMFWSLTGSLISKGMGLLSSILVARMIGKSVFGELGVIQNTIGMLGTFAGFGLGLTATKFIAEYRSADPERAGRIRGLSSAFAWVTGTLASSVLFMFAPWLAKHTLAAPHLADLLRICSLLLFLTSINGAQTGALSGFEAFKTVARINLWSGFANFPLMVGGVYVAGLRGAVWGMIAAAGVNWLLNHLAIRRECRIAGVPYTYKSCWEERGVLWRFSLPSVMGGVLIGPVMWGASALLVNQPNGYAEMGVYNAVMRIKQVPELVLGMVMVPLLPILSEQFGNRSFGQYNKTLRYAFTLSLLVLVPVSLVQIAVPDVTLMPYGKEFNGNRQVVQWLMIHSILVGLFYPFGTIVASMNRMWFGWAYNMMWSVLYFSCSYLLIPESGAKGLCIAFSIAHLVSCIFMTVYVYCKEPDYFQELPFLRFVFITVMAVGICFIAEKTMTPILSGSISAIIIVVYIMLLKNSLTNPSTIRTTVDAETTVSSS from the coding sequence ATGAACATGAATGCGATTATCCTCTCCTGGTGCCCGAATATACTTTCGTCAACCCTGGAGCGTATCAGAAGCTCCAAGGTTGGCTACCGATTTGCGAAGGGAATGTTCTGGTCTTTGACCGGGTCCTTGATTTCAAAGGGAATGGGGCTTTTATCCTCCATTCTGGTCGCCAGAATGATAGGAAAATCAGTTTTTGGTGAATTGGGTGTCATTCAGAATACCATCGGGATGCTTGGTACATTTGCGGGGTTTGGTCTGGGATTGACCGCCACAAAATTTATCGCCGAATATCGGTCTGCGGATCCGGAGAGAGCCGGACGAATCAGGGGGCTTTCAAGCGCATTTGCCTGGGTCACCGGCACACTTGCATCATCGGTGCTGTTTATGTTCGCTCCCTGGCTTGCGAAACATACCCTTGCCGCGCCCCACCTTGCAGACCTCCTGCGGATTTGCTCATTGCTTCTGTTTCTTACTTCGATCAATGGCGCTCAGACCGGCGCGCTTTCCGGTTTCGAGGCATTCAAGACGGTAGCAAGAATCAACCTTTGGTCCGGGTTCGCCAACTTTCCCTTGATGGTTGGTGGTGTTTATGTCGCAGGGCTCAGGGGCGCGGTGTGGGGGATGATTGCCGCGGCTGGAGTGAACTGGCTGCTCAATCATCTTGCCATCCGGCGGGAATGCAGAATTGCAGGAGTACCATACACATACAAATCCTGCTGGGAAGAACGGGGAGTACTCTGGCGGTTCAGCCTGCCTTCGGTTATGGGTGGGGTGCTTATCGGTCCGGTGATGTGGGGTGCAAGCGCATTGCTGGTCAACCAGCCTAACGGCTATGCGGAGATGGGAGTCTACAATGCAGTCATGCGCATCAAGCAGGTGCCCGAACTGGTTCTCGGTATGGTCATGGTCCCACTTCTTCCGATTCTGAGCGAACAGTTCGGCAACCGGTCTTTCGGGCAGTACAACAAAACCCTGAGATATGCATTCACGTTGTCTCTTCTGGTGCTCGTTCCGGTCTCTCTCGTTCAGATAGCGGTACCTGACGTAACCCTTATGCCCTATGGGAAGGAATTCAATGGAAACCGTCAGGTAGTGCAGTGGCTGATGATTCATTCCATACTCGTCGGATTGTTCTATCCTTTTGGGACTATTGTGGCGAGTATGAACAGGATGTGGTTCGGATGGGCTTACAACATGATGTGGAGCGTCTTGTATTTCAGCTGCTCCTATCTGCTGATTCCTGAAAGCGGCGCCAAAGGGCTTTGTATTGCGTTCTCAATTGCACACCTTGTGTCCTGCATATTCATGACTGTCTATGTCTACTGCAAGGAGCCAGACTATTTTCAGGAATTACCATTCCTTCGATTCGTATTCATTACTGTTATGGCAGTAGGTATCTGCTTCATAGCTGAAAAAACCATGACTCCCATTCTGTCAGGTTCGATAAGTGCCATTATAATTGTTGTATATATAATGTTATTGAAAAATAGTTTAACAAATCCAAGTACAATAAGGACTACTGTCGATGCTGAGACTACCGTTTCCAGTTCGTAA
- a CDS encoding class I SAM-dependent methyltransferase encodes MLPREIEQYFPLMRKLRSFNRNVPHSARIDERFPTVGWVSWDEATLLYNYGKMFNGKKMLEIGCWVGWSTVALALSGLKLTVVDPVLENMPQGDACRDSLARARLMNSVDLVPGFSPAKVEQLSRQGESWDIFFIDGNHDGDAPLQDARMCAELAPEDSIILLHDLIQPNIAEALLWLQNNGWQCGVHYTSMFMGVAWRGNRKPIQHTADPRINWQKLIDGSYPHLRSFQRI; translated from the coding sequence GTGTTGCCGCGTGAAATAGAGCAGTATTTCCCGCTCATGAGAAAGCTGAGGTCGTTCAACAGGAATGTGCCGCACTCGGCAAGAATCGATGAGCGTTTCCCCACGGTAGGGTGGGTTAGTTGGGATGAGGCGACCCTTCTCTACAACTACGGAAAAATGTTTAACGGCAAGAAGATGCTCGAAATCGGCTGCTGGGTTGGGTGGTCAACCGTCGCTCTGGCGCTGTCCGGACTCAAGTTGACCGTTGTTGACCCTGTTTTGGAAAACATGCCTCAAGGCGATGCCTGCCGGGATTCTCTTGCTCGCGCCAGGCTCATGAATTCGGTAGATCTGGTGCCCGGGTTTTCCCCTGCAAAGGTGGAGCAGCTTTCCCGGCAGGGAGAATCGTGGGATATCTTTTTTATTGACGGCAATCATGATGGCGATGCGCCGTTGCAGGACGCCAGGATGTGCGCGGAGTTAGCACCGGAAGACAGCATTATCCTTCTTCATGATCTGATTCAGCCAAACATCGCCGAAGCTCTGCTCTGGCTCCAGAATAATGGCTGGCAATGCGGCGTCCATTACACATCGATGTTCATGGGAGTTGCCTGGCGCGGGAATCGAAAGCCGATACAGCATACTGCGGATCCCAGGATAAACTGGCAGAAATTGATCGATGGATCCTATCCCCATCTTCGCTCCTTTCAACGGATATAG
- a CDS encoding glycosyltransferase family 4 protein, whose amino-acid sequence MRIAYIVTDLGRGGTQGWVEYSALELVKYGHSITIIAENTPHDRKAKFEEHGIVVRAFERPASRSDYCRIIQEARADVIHLHVWERFSELIQLRELCNVPVLLSYHSVPKIGWKQWVARIIKPSVNHWDMYDWFTLKQARQYIDAHIGCCKASAGGIRNKYWPFMGKRVFPLPNAIPFPEANMASVISGPPKFLQVGALNERKNPFLTLKAFHNIQRRISDSTLTFVGGGPLFEELKGYVHQMGVENVFLVGEVQDPSPYYMASNILVQPSRSEGLPYTLIEGAGRGMALIASNVDGNPEICIAKRNGLLLPDISENALQEAMLNLALNHEERSRMGSCGRRLVEENFSMKLFVKRLLKIYETVIERKPCPAS is encoded by the coding sequence ATGAGAATTGCTTACATAGTCACAGATCTTGGACGTGGAGGGACGCAAGGCTGGGTGGAGTATTCCGCCTTGGAACTGGTGAAATATGGCCATTCCATTACCATAATAGCCGAAAACACGCCGCACGACAGGAAAGCAAAATTTGAAGAACATGGAATAGTAGTGCGCGCCTTTGAGAGACCTGCAAGCCGCTCAGATTATTGCCGGATAATTCAGGAAGCTCGCGCCGACGTAATCCATTTGCATGTTTGGGAACGGTTTTCCGAACTGATTCAGTTGCGCGAACTATGCAATGTCCCTGTTTTGCTCTCGTACCACAGTGTTCCTAAAATCGGTTGGAAACAGTGGGTTGCAAGGATAATCAAGCCATCTGTCAACCACTGGGATATGTACGACTGGTTCACTCTAAAACAGGCACGACAGTATATAGATGCTCATATTGGCTGCTGCAAAGCCTCTGCCGGAGGAATCCGCAATAAATACTGGCCGTTTATGGGGAAACGGGTTTTTCCCCTTCCCAATGCAATACCTTTTCCCGAAGCGAATATGGCGAGTGTCATCAGCGGTCCGCCCAAATTCCTGCAGGTCGGGGCACTGAATGAACGGAAAAATCCGTTTCTGACCTTGAAGGCCTTTCACAATATTCAACGTCGCATTTCGGATTCGACCCTTACCTTCGTGGGCGGCGGCCCCCTCTTTGAGGAATTGAAGGGGTATGTTCACCAGATGGGTGTCGAGAACGTGTTCCTTGTTGGAGAAGTGCAGGATCCGAGCCCCTATTACATGGCAAGCAACATCCTGGTCCAACCGAGCAGGTCTGAAGGGCTGCCGTATACGCTCATAGAAGGTGCCGGGCGCGGAATGGCGCTTATCGCATCGAACGTGGATGGAAATCCGGAAATCTGCATTGCGAAACGGAATGGTCTTCTATTGCCGGATATAAGTGAAAATGCCTTGCAGGAGGCAATGCTCAATTTGGCACTGAATCATGAAGAAAGAAGCCGAATGGGTAGTTGTGGACGGAGACTCGTCGAAGAGAATTTCAGCATGAAGCTGTTCGTAAAAAGGCTTCTCAAAATTTACGAGACAGTAATAGAGCGTAAGCCATGTCCAGCCAGTTAA
- a CDS encoding glycosyltransferase family 2 protein: MSSQLNHGTLPKISIVTPSYNQAQYLEATMRSILDQGYPDLEYIVMDGGSTDGSTEIIQKYSDRLTYWESAPDKGQADAIFRGFERATGEIFCYVNSDDLLLPGSLEMVGRWFREHPDEEWVVGGTILIDGLGIPIIRSRRGLPEADLGVKVTFKRLLLHNCGGFHQPASFWRRSAFEQAGGFDRTLRFCFDYDLFFRLAKRRPSGRIRSFLAAFRYHPASKTSTLESVFREENETLWRRYGRYLYSENQIRNFAHKQTTRDMWNNRIIKLGFYLKILNVSNAIGS; this comes from the coding sequence ATGTCCAGCCAGTTAAATCACGGCACGTTGCCAAAAATTTCGATTGTTACCCCCAGTTACAACCAGGCCCAGTATCTCGAAGCCACCATGAGATCCATCCTGGATCAGGGGTATCCTGATCTGGAATACATAGTCATGGACGGTGGAAGTACCGATGGTTCGACCGAGATCATACAAAAATATTCAGATCGCCTGACCTACTGGGAAAGCGCTCCGGATAAGGGGCAAGCGGATGCCATATTCCGTGGATTCGAGCGGGCCACGGGTGAAATTTTCTGCTACGTCAATTCAGATGATCTGCTTTTGCCGGGTTCCCTGGAAATGGTTGGCAGATGGTTCAGGGAGCATCCCGACGAAGAGTGGGTGGTCGGCGGAACGATACTGATCGATGGGTTGGGCATACCGATCATCCGTTCGCGCAGGGGGCTTCCCGAGGCTGATCTCGGCGTCAAAGTCACCTTCAAGCGCCTTTTGCTGCACAATTGCGGCGGATTTCATCAGCCGGCGAGCTTCTGGAGGCGCAGCGCATTCGAGCAAGCAGGGGGCTTCGACAGGACCCTGCGCTTCTGTTTTGATTACGACTTATTTTTCCGCTTGGCCAAGCGCAGGCCGAGCGGCCGGATACGGTCTTTTCTGGCTGCCTTCCGTTATCACCCGGCGAGCAAAACCAGCACCCTGGAAAGCGTATTTCGTGAAGAGAATGAAACGCTTTGGAGGCGGTATGGAAGGTATTTGTATTCAGAAAATCAGATAAGGAATTTCGCCCATAAACAAACTACTCGCGATATGTGGAACAACAGGATCATAAAGTTAGGATTTTATTTAAAGATTCTCAATGTATCAAATGCGATTGGATCGTAA
- a CDS encoding glycosyltransferase, with protein MIVSKNLLIHTFRRPDDGAFIRVKNLNTAIAEITAGHCHEVVLVSVRHFREIFKNDRNTRIFERRLILPILWTNRHLLARTWNGFSSCIAGLILATFLRPDIVVGETSASWKLAKATKFWRQRAKLIMDLHGAGPEEVLFHNPTSKLHESVYSYESRLEQEIALNADFITCQSVNMIEHLIIKYPATRARFHPFQCSVRSELFRMDLDTRSYYRQKLQLNDGETLFVYCGSVHKWQNVHYSVNVFAEYLKCSATAAKLLIMCPNPDAELCNHAYSLGLSDDDFRIIAVPHEEVPAYLNAADIGFLIRDDGVVNRVASPTKLGEYLACGLSVIVGNVANSWSSARLDSSCFCFVDLDNAAGAANTILRFVDSKSDDPMSVKQSATSLAGLSLSTTTETERLKMFMKHSVMEQIS; from the coding sequence ATGATAGTGTCAAAGAACCTTTTGATACATACGTTTCGCCGGCCTGATGACGGCGCCTTTATCAGGGTTAAAAATCTCAATACGGCTATTGCTGAAATAACTGCTGGACATTGCCACGAGGTAGTCCTTGTGTCAGTGCGTCACTTTCGCGAAATCTTTAAGAACGATAGAAATACGCGAATTTTCGAACGGAGACTTATTCTCCCTATCCTCTGGACAAACCGTCATCTTCTTGCACGCACATGGAATGGTTTCAGTTCATGTATTGCAGGCTTGATTCTTGCCACCTTCTTGCGGCCTGACATTGTTGTCGGGGAAACCAGCGCGTCGTGGAAACTGGCCAAGGCAACCAAGTTTTGGCGGCAGAGAGCCAAACTGATAATGGACCTCCACGGCGCAGGGCCTGAAGAGGTGTTATTCCATAATCCAACGTCAAAACTACATGAATCCGTTTACAGCTATGAGTCTAGGCTGGAGCAAGAAATAGCTCTTAATGCTGATTTTATCACTTGTCAGTCTGTCAACATGATTGAACATCTAATAATAAAGTATCCTGCGACACGTGCCCGGTTCCATCCGTTTCAATGCTCTGTGAGATCAGAGCTCTTCAGGATGGATCTTGATACGCGATCATATTACAGGCAAAAGCTTCAGTTGAATGACGGTGAAACCTTGTTCGTGTATTGTGGTTCCGTTCATAAGTGGCAGAACGTGCATTACTCAGTAAACGTTTTTGCCGAGTATCTCAAGTGCTCCGCAACTGCTGCCAAATTGTTGATCATGTGTCCGAATCCGGATGCTGAGCTTTGCAATCATGCCTATTCGCTTGGTTTGTCCGATGATGATTTCAGAATAATTGCAGTCCCCCATGAAGAAGTGCCTGCTTATCTTAACGCTGCAGACATCGGATTTTTGATCCGGGATGATGGCGTCGTAAATCGAGTCGCTTCGCCGACAAAACTCGGAGAATATCTTGCCTGTGGCCTTTCGGTTATTGTTGGCAATGTTGCAAATTCATGGTCGTCCGCCAGGCTTGATTCATCATGCTTCTGCTTTGTTGATCTTGACAATGCGGCTGGAGCAGCAAATACAATCCTTCGATTTGTGGATTCAAAAAGCGATGACCCTATGTCAGTCAAGCAAAGTGCCACCTCACTCGCCGGACTTTCATTGTCCACCACGACAGAGACTGAGCGGTTGAAAATGTTCATGAAGCACAGTGTTATGGAGCAGATTTCTTGA
- a CDS encoding glycosyltransferase family 4 protein has translation MRIALVTNTFLPLTGGGEFVVHHLGNQWSMQGHDVCVFNSLTAEVAHPEALYKVMRYKIMRGATRFGYHRFPWVNVSTRSLNRQINYFNPDFVSGHFSIPVALYLDNLKPKRIWSITSHGSDIVRNDVNSQRDQYDIDNKLANSLNNASSVIAISNSAKANLLDIGVKPSLIRVIPNGVELNRFKTKANTNIREMFNIPEHKKLVLTVGRNSLVKNLGLGINAVAEIAKSRSDIHYLIVGGGTSQLNETIINRGLRDTVTTCENLAGESLVAAYQQSDIFLSTSNYECCPLVILEAMASGLPIVATQVAGNVDLIDNEVNGLLVGRNNHMHIVNAITMLIADKRLCHSISTTNYDKVSDYSWDTVSRSYLELLQ, from the coding sequence TTGAGAATAGCCCTTGTAACAAATACATTTCTACCTTTAACGGGTGGAGGAGAATTCGTTGTCCATCATCTTGGCAACCAATGGAGCATGCAGGGACATGATGTCTGCGTATTCAATTCATTGACGGCAGAGGTTGCTCACCCTGAGGCTCTTTATAAGGTAATGCGTTATAAGATCATGCGCGGCGCAACGCGATTCGGTTATCATAGATTCCCATGGGTAAATGTCAGCACAAGAAGTTTGAACAGACAGATAAACTACTTTAATCCTGATTTTGTATCAGGACATTTTTCTATTCCTGTAGCTTTGTATCTTGATAATTTGAAGCCAAAACGAATCTGGAGTATTACCAGCCACGGTTCCGATATTGTGCGTAATGACGTAAACTCACAACGCGACCAGTACGATATTGACAACAAACTGGCAAATTCCCTCAATAATGCAAGTTCAGTAATTGCCATCAGTAACAGTGCAAAAGCTAATTTGTTGGATATTGGAGTAAAACCTTCGCTCATACGAGTAATACCAAATGGCGTAGAGCTGAATAGATTTAAAACTAAGGCAAATACAAATATCAGGGAGATGTTCAATATCCCCGAACATAAAAAATTGGTATTAACCGTTGGCAGGAACTCTCTGGTTAAAAACCTTGGACTTGGGATAAATGCTGTCGCTGAAATTGCAAAATCAAGAAGCGACATACATTATCTGATAGTAGGCGGTGGTACATCACAATTGAACGAAACAATTATTAATAGAGGGTTACGCGACACCGTTACGACATGTGAAAACCTTGCTGGCGAAAGTCTAGTAGCGGCATATCAGCAGTCCGACATCTTTCTGTCAACCTCCAATTATGAATGCTGTCCGTTGGTCATACTTGAGGCCATGGCTTCAGGATTACCAATAGTCGCAACTCAAGTGGCCGGTAATGTCGATTTGATAGATAACGAGGTGAACGGCCTCTTGGTGGGACGCAATAATCATATGCACATAGTCAATGCTATTACAATGCTGATAGCAGATAAACGCCTCTGCCATAGTATATCGACCACAAACTATGATAAAGTCAGCGACTATAGCTGGGATACTGTCAGCCGGAGTTATCTGGAACTTCTTCAATAG
- a CDS encoding glycosyltransferase family 2 protein, whose product MEIMDTEPNRKDIFPQYSICIRTLGTSADRFEALLKSIDGLTIPPNEIIVVLPHGYPAPPELRGNELVVYSGKGMLAQRIKGIESAGNDHVLLLDDDVEFEPETMNKLMLAMAKYGADIVYPINRTLLPTPGKAWLRLITIQAIARKNQDVFIRMLPTGGYSYLNKDPLTPLPSESCPGMLLLAKRSALLAINLDEDVWVDSSPYGFRDDAILSYKAHLAGYRIFAVPDVLTRHLCGSTRLDSMRAVYSAFSVGCNSFVFWKKYIFVRGNTAFKKLLLAALFAWSVISLGLLYMVNSVRNRNLSIVFAYVKGNLCGMTKNSKSIAMNA is encoded by the coding sequence ATGGAAATTATGGACACCGAGCCGAATAGAAAAGATATATTTCCTCAATATTCGATTTGCATCAGAACATTGGGCACCAGCGCTGACAGGTTTGAAGCGCTGTTGAAGAGTATAGATGGATTAACCATACCACCGAACGAAATCATAGTCGTCTTGCCCCATGGCTATCCTGCTCCTCCCGAACTCAGGGGTAATGAACTGGTTGTTTATTCGGGCAAGGGAATGCTTGCTCAACGGATCAAGGGGATCGAAAGCGCAGGAAACGATCATGTCCTGTTGTTGGACGATGATGTGGAGTTTGAACCTGAAACCATGAACAAGCTCATGCTTGCCATGGCAAAATATGGTGCCGATATTGTTTATCCTATTAACAGGACGCTTCTTCCAACGCCGGGCAAGGCATGGCTTCGCCTTATCACCATTCAAGCGATTGCGCGAAAAAATCAGGATGTATTTATTCGCATGCTCCCCACCGGTGGGTATTCGTACCTGAATAAGGATCCGTTAACTCCGCTCCCGAGTGAGAGCTGTCCTGGCATGCTGTTGCTTGCAAAACGATCAGCTCTGTTGGCAATAAATCTTGACGAGGACGTGTGGGTTGATTCCTCGCCCTATGGTTTCCGTGACGATGCGATACTTTCATACAAAGCTCACTTGGCTGGTTATCGGATATTTGCGGTGCCCGATGTGCTGACGCGTCACTTGTGCGGTTCCACGAGGCTTGATTCAATGAGAGCAGTATATTCAGCGTTTTCCGTTGGATGTAATAGTTTTGTCTTCTGGAAAAAATATATCTTTGTGAGAGGCAACACAGCATTCAAGAAGCTTCTGCTTGCTGCACTATTTGCTTGGTCGGTGATAAGTTTAGGTCTGCTTTACATGGTAAATTCTGTTCGTAATCGCAATTTGTCTATTGTTTTTGCTTATGTTAAAGGCAATCTCTGCGGTATGACAAAGAACTCTAAAAGTATAGCCATGAATGCGTGA